Proteins found in one Campylobacter concisus genomic segment:
- a CDS encoding type II asparaginase has translation MRLIFKAVLLMILGATLAVAKPTIYILATGGTIAGSGSGSLNSSYTSGTVTVDKLIAAVPDINKIATIKGEQISNIGSQDMNNEVWLKLANRINELLNSGKADGIVVTHGTDTMEETAYFLNLVVKSDKPVVLVGAMRNSGSLSADGPLNLFNAVNVAISKDSVGKGVVVTMNDEIHAAREVTKTNTTGVDTFKSPNSGKIGTVFYGNVKYYMNPIRKHTAKSAFDLEGVKELPRVDIIYSHANDNPDFVKIAVKNGAKGIVSAGLGNGNPYFSVLDALGEASKAGVVVVRDSRVGSGETTMNGEVDDAKYGFLTSDNLNAQKARVLLMLALTKTSDKAKIQEYFLTH, from the coding sequence ATGCGTTTAATCTTTAAGGCGGTGTTACTCATGATTTTAGGTGCTACTTTAGCGGTTGCAAAGCCAACCATCTACATACTAGCTACTGGTGGAACGATAGCGGGAAGCGGCTCAGGATCGCTTAATTCGAGCTATACTTCTGGAACTGTTACGGTCGATAAACTAATCGCAGCCGTGCCAGATATCAACAAGATCGCTACCATAAAAGGCGAGCAAATTTCAAATATCGGCTCACAGGATATGAACAACGAAGTTTGGCTAAAGCTTGCAAATAGAATCAACGAACTTCTAAATAGCGGCAAAGCCGATGGTATCGTCGTTACTCACGGCACAGATACTATGGAGGAGACGGCGTACTTTCTAAATTTGGTCGTTAAAAGCGACAAGCCAGTCGTGCTTGTAGGTGCGATGAGAAATAGCGGCTCACTAAGCGCAGACGGTCCACTGAATTTATTTAACGCTGTAAACGTAGCTATTAGCAAAGATAGCGTAGGAAAAGGTGTTGTGGTCACTATGAATGACGAAATTCACGCGGCTCGTGAGGTAACAAAGACCAACACAACAGGCGTTGATACATTTAAATCACCAAACAGCGGTAAGATCGGCACAGTTTTTTATGGCAACGTAAAATACTATATGAATCCGATTAGAAAACACACAGCAAAATCAGCATTTGACCTAGAGGGCGTAAAAGAACTTCCTAGAGTTGATATCATCTACTCTCACGCAAATGACAATCCTGACTTTGTAAAAATAGCTGTTAAAAACGGCGCAAAAGGTATCGTTAGCGCTGGTCTTGGCAATGGCAACCCTTACTTTAGCGTACTTGACGCACTTGGCGAGGCTTCAAAAGCTGGCGTAGTGGTAGTTCGCGACTCACGTGTAGGTAGCGGCGAAACAACTATGAACGGCGAAGTAGACGACGCAAAATACGGCTTTTTAACAAGCGATAATCTAAACGCGCAAAAAGCCAGAGTGCTTTTGATGCTTGCGCTTACAAAAACAAGCGACAAAGCCAAAATTCAAGAGTATTTCTTAACTCACTAA
- a CDS encoding AzlC family ABC transporter permease yields the protein MTFNYVFKLSIPIFMGYFPLGVAFGVLAKSMGVSAFIAVALSTLAYGGAAQFMMLSLFSVGTSHVEVFIVSYLVNLRHTFYGISLLKEYSGIKFKLLNIALLTDETFAIFKNLKLKEASDRSFVFTWLNILSWSYWAAGTLLGVILGDFIKADTKGLEFSLTALFIVIVIEMFKNDKNYRVLFAATFFGVLGVSLFPAKFVLVGSMALCFVFLLLFKDKI from the coding sequence TTGACATTTAACTACGTTTTTAAACTATCCATCCCTATCTTTATGGGCTATTTCCCACTTGGTGTCGCATTTGGCGTGCTGGCAAAAAGCATGGGAGTTAGCGCATTTATCGCAGTGGCACTTAGCACATTAGCTTATGGCGGGGCTGCGCAGTTTATGATGCTCTCGCTCTTTAGCGTTGGCACGAGCCACGTTGAGGTCTTTATCGTGAGCTATCTAGTAAATTTGCGTCATACTTTTTATGGAATTTCACTTTTAAAAGAGTATAGCGGGATCAAATTTAAGCTTTTAAACATCGCTTTGCTAACAGATGAGACCTTTGCGATATTTAAAAATTTAAAGCTAAAAGAGGCGAGTGATCGCAGCTTTGTCTTTACTTGGCTAAATATCCTTTCTTGGTCTTACTGGGCGGCTGGGACGCTGCTTGGAGTGATACTTGGTGATTTTATCAAGGCTGATACAAAAGGGCTTGAGTTTAGCTTGACAGCACTTTTTATAGTTATTGTGATAGAGATGTTTAAAAATGATAAAAACTACCGTGTGCTCTTTGCGGCGACATTTTTTGGCGTGCTTGGAGTGAGCCTATTTCCAGCTAAATTTGTGCTTGTTGGCTCAATGGCGCTTTGTTTTGTATTTTTGCTTTTGTTCAAGGATAAAATTTGA
- the leuB gene encoding 3-isopropylmalate dehydrogenase, translating to MKKYKICVIKGDGIGPEIIDEAIKILDVVSAEFGIKFEYDYKLMGGAAYDVFGVPLPDETLSSALNSDAVLFGAIGGEKWDSLPRHLRPESGLLKIRKELEAYANLRPAIVFDELVDASTLKPEVLRGVDFVVVRELTGGLYFGQPREKGEDRAFNTMVYSKMEIERIAKIAFETAMLRKKKVCMVDKANVLETSQLWREVTSEVAKGYPEVELSFMYVDNAAMQLVRAPANFDVILTENLFGDILSDEASMVCGSIGLLPSASMGGKVGIYEPIHGSAPDIAGQGIANPIATILSAAMMLRYAFSENEAADAIENAVKEALAKGYRTKDIAAFNAVEICSTSEIGDVIAGFIKK from the coding sequence ATGAAAAAGTATAAAATTTGTGTTATAAAAGGCGATGGTATAGGCCCTGAAATAATCGACGAAGCGATCAAAATTCTAGACGTCGTAAGTGCTGAGTTTGGGATAAAATTTGAGTACGACTACAAGCTTATGGGTGGTGCAGCTTATGATGTATTTGGCGTGCCTTTGCCAGATGAGACTCTTAGTTCTGCTCTAAACTCTGATGCTGTGCTTTTTGGGGCGATCGGCGGCGAGAAGTGGGATAGCTTGCCAAGACATCTAAGGCCAGAGAGTGGGCTTTTAAAGATTAGAAAAGAGCTTGAAGCTTATGCAAATTTACGCCCAGCCATTGTTTTTGATGAGCTAGTGGATGCTAGCACGCTAAAGCCAGAGGTTTTAAGAGGCGTTGATTTTGTCGTGGTTCGTGAGCTAACGGGCGGACTTTATTTTGGACAGCCACGTGAAAAAGGCGAAGATAGAGCGTTTAATACGATGGTTTATTCTAAAATGGAGATCGAGCGCATCGCAAAGATCGCCTTTGAAACAGCAATGCTTCGCAAGAAAAAGGTCTGTATGGTCGATAAGGCAAATGTGCTTGAGACAAGTCAGCTTTGGCGTGAGGTGACTAGCGAAGTGGCAAAGGGCTATCCTGAAGTAGAACTTAGCTTTATGTATGTCGATAACGCAGCGATGCAGCTAGTAAGAGCGCCAGCAAATTTTGACGTCATACTTACTGAAAATTTATTCGGCGACATTTTAAGTGATGAGGCGAGTATGGTCTGTGGCTCGATAGGACTTTTGCCAAGTGCTAGCATGGGCGGCAAAGTGGGAATTTATGAGCCAATACACGGCTCAGCTCCAGACATCGCAGGGCAGGGCATAGCAAATCCAATCGCAACAATTTTAAGCGCAGCTATGATGCTAAGATACGCATTTAGTGAAAATGAAGCCGCAGATGCGATAGAAAATGCTGTGAAAGAGGCACTAGCAAAAGGTTATAGAACAAAAGATATCGCCGCTTTTAATGCGGTTGAAATTTGCTCAACTAGCGAGATAGGTGATGTTATCGCAGGATTTATCAAAAAATGA
- a CDS encoding DUF4299 family protein encodes MSVTFKVKNKKKLLGGYEKALSEREILEFIEGFCFFNGQNDEPIELSLNENVMIAGVWQKSARGFELNYEDGKYIVRVCTPSGVGDWQTAILLLSKISAKTGSKIECDNEEIYDSEQILKFDYEADIMWGLEALKDAKEKNQTLYISGLERDVAFDAVMIDEIFASASPAAKFDEMMRRVQYLDAYSARENLYEDKDGNEIFGAYTLSENLPTILPYAPSPSWQAQEVLGERKVSRWILTLVVGVDDKDAHVLGECEYGAFMVNLPKEKYRFIDAANILVEPLSEEEMREIFKKANEA; translated from the coding sequence ATGAGCGTAACATTTAAGGTGAAAAATAAAAAGAAGCTTTTGGGCGGATATGAAAAGGCGCTAAGCGAGCGTGAAATTTTAGAGTTTATAGAGGGATTTTGCTTTTTTAATGGTCAAAACGACGAGCCGATCGAGCTTTCGCTAAACGAAAACGTGATGATTGCTGGCGTATGGCAAAAGAGTGCTCGCGGCTTTGAGTTAAACTATGAAGACGGCAAATATATCGTCCGAGTCTGTACTCCAAGCGGCGTCGGCGACTGGCAGACGGCGATTTTGCTTTTATCTAAAATTTCAGCCAAAACCGGCTCGAAAATAGAGTGCGACAACGAGGAAATTTACGATAGCGAGCAAATTTTAAAATTTGATTATGAAGCCGACATAATGTGGGGACTTGAAGCTCTAAAGGACGCAAAAGAGAAAAATCAAACGCTTTATATCTCTGGCCTAGAGCGCGACGTGGCGTTTGACGCGGTTATGATAGATGAAATTTTTGCAAGCGCTAGCCCTGCGGCTAAATTCGATGAGATGATGAGGCGGGTGCAGTATCTTGACGCTTATAGTGCAAGAGAGAATTTATACGAAGATAAAGACGGCAACGAAATTTTTGGCGCATATACGCTTAGCGAAAATTTACCGACTATCTTGCCTTACGCTCCCTCTCCGTCGTGGCAGGCGCAAGAAGTTCTAGGAGAGAGAAAGGTCTCGCGCTGGATACTTACGCTAGTAGTCGGCGTAGACGATAAGGACGCGCACGTGCTTGGCGAATGCGAATATGGCGCTTTTATGGTAAATCTGCCAAAAGAAAAATATCGCTTCATAGACGCCGCAAATATACTGGTTGAGCCGCTTAGCGAAGAAGAGATGAGAGAAATTTTTAAAAAGGCAAATGAGGCTTAG
- a CDS encoding YgaP family membrane protein: protein MSVLDKTIRLIIAAIWFFIFGFICDCWLWTVGLIPLLTGYYGYCPLYKIFKKR from the coding sequence ATGAGCGTTTTAGATAAAACTATACGTTTGATTATAGCGGCGATTTGGTTTTTTATTTTCGGATTTATTTGCGACTGCTGGTTGTGGACGGTCGGACTAATTCCGCTTTTAACGGGATATTACGGTTACTGCCCGCTTTATAAAATTTTTAAAAAAAGGTAA
- a CDS encoding CiaD-like domain-containing protein, which translates to MKLDDIARMAISEVSAELEKIEALQSKKQEELERENLKKELLAIENNENALNNELKVEANLQNEQAFEVKEEPVSPIKNREVSEEKIFLANLAERIEVLFEGLKQTSEQNLASRLELTTKFLEFTLANIENRLQNLSK; encoded by the coding sequence ATGAAGCTTGATGATATCGCTAGAATGGCAATCAGTGAGGTTAGCGCTGAGCTTGAAAAAATAGAAGCATTGCAAAGTAAGAAGCAAGAAGAGCTCGAGCGTGAGAATCTAAAAAAAGAGCTTTTGGCCATAGAGAATAATGAAAATGCGCTAAATAACGAGCTAAAAGTTGAGGCAAATTTACAAAATGAGCAAGCGTTTGAGGTAAAAGAGGAGCCAGTAAGTCCAATAAAAAATAGAGAGGTGAGCGAAGAGAAAATTTTCTTAGCAAACCTTGCTGAACGCATAGAAGTGCTTTTTGAAGGGCTTAAACAAACTAGTGAACAAAATCTTGCTTCAAGGCTTGAGCTAACGACAAAATTTTTAGAATTTACCCTTGCAAATATCGAAAATAGACTCCAAAATCTCTCAAAATAA
- a CDS encoding CCA tRNA nucleotidyltransferase has translation MQISKIDSKISQNKPLDGLKNEIKIKNEIYKNSELDFFRSLFAPFTSRVYLVGGCVRDAFLGREIYDYDIEVYDIEPTKFNELMASIGASGVGKSYFIYKYKNYDIGLPRSESKTGNSHKDFAVSYINDPKIASLRRDFTINAMMMNIFNGEILDFYGGKQDLANKTLKHIDSDKFKEDPLRVLRGVQFSARLDFSIADETLALMKSLSLEHLSRDRINTELIKFFRAKHLEKGAYYLFELGLFKEIFGVQISMDDGFLSYLKSAREFVDDERLFLYLLFGNFESNAKEILEKMRLPKSYFSILKQPYFKDIPSDKELMQIALNMPIKSWLGAYNKERIERAKKLGIYEAKFDAKVDVAEILSAGFKNEEIAKEIKRRQELEISKYLSEHKPRKD, from the coding sequence TTGCAAATATCGAAAATAGACTCCAAAATCTCTCAAAATAAGCCATTAGACGGCTTAAAAAATGAGATAAAAATCAAAAATGAAATTTATAAAAATAGCGAGCTAGACTTTTTTAGATCGCTATTTGCTCCATTTACTTCACGTGTCTATCTAGTTGGTGGCTGCGTGAGAGATGCATTTTTGGGGCGAGAAATTTATGATTATGACATCGAGGTTTATGATATTGAGCCTACTAAATTTAATGAGCTAATGGCTAGTATAGGTGCTAGCGGTGTTGGTAAAAGCTACTTCATTTATAAATACAAAAACTACGACATTGGGCTTCCAAGAAGTGAGAGCAAAACTGGAAATTCACACAAAGACTTTGCGGTAAGCTATATTAATGATCCCAAAATAGCGAGCCTTAGGCGAGATTTCACGATAAATGCCATGATGATGAATATCTTTAACGGAGAAATTTTAGACTTTTACGGCGGAAAGCAAGATCTAGCAAACAAGACATTAAAGCACATTGATAGTGATAAATTTAAAGAAGATCCACTAAGGGTACTTCGTGGTGTACAGTTTAGCGCGAGGCTTGATTTTAGCATAGCTGATGAGACGCTAGCTCTTATGAAAAGCCTTAGTTTAGAGCATCTAAGCAGAGATAGGATAAATACTGAGCTTATTAAATTTTTTCGTGCAAAGCATCTTGAAAAGGGAGCTTACTATCTTTTTGAACTTGGACTTTTTAAAGAAATTTTTGGCGTGCAAATTTCTATGGATGATGGGTTTTTAAGCTATCTTAAGAGTGCTAGAGAATTTGTGGATGATGAGAGATTATTTTTATATCTACTTTTTGGAAATTTTGAGTCTAATGCAAAAGAAATTTTAGAGAAAATGCGTCTACCAAAGAGCTACTTTTCTATCTTAAAGCAGCCTTATTTTAAGGATATACCAAGCGATAAAGAGCTAATGCAAATTGCCCTAAATATGCCCATAAAATCATGGCTTGGAGCTTATAATAAAGAGCGGATAGAGCGTGCCAAGAAGCTTGGAATTTATGAGGCAAAATTTGATGCAAAAGTTGATGTGGCAGAAATTTTATCAGCTGGTTTTAAAAACGAAGAGATCGCAAAAGAGATAAAACGTAGGCAAGAGCTTGAAATTTCAAAATATCTAAGCGAGCATAAGCCTAGAAAAGATTAG
- a CDS encoding 3-isopropylmalate dehydratase small subunit produces the protein MNKVWKFGDNIDTDIIIAARYLNTSDENILAKHIMEDADPNFSTKIDKGDIIVAGENFGCGSSREHAPIALKAAGIGAVIAKSYARIFYRNSFNTGLLILEIKETDEINAGDKLKIDVDNGVIVNLTSGKEYKFSPIPPFMQELLNAGGLIEYAKAKME, from the coding sequence ATGAATAAAGTTTGGAAATTCGGCGACAATATCGATACCGATATAATTATCGCCGCCAGATACTTAAATACTTCCGACGAAAATATCTTAGCAAAACATATAATGGAGGACGCCGATCCTAATTTTAGTACCAAGATAGATAAAGGCGACATCATTGTAGCAGGCGAAAATTTTGGCTGTGGTAGCTCTCGCGAGCACGCTCCTATCGCACTTAAAGCTGCTGGCATTGGCGCGGTGATAGCTAAAAGCTACGCGAGAATATTTTATAGAAATAGCTTTAATACAGGACTTTTGATACTTGAGATAAAAGAGACAGATGAGATAAACGCTGGTGATAAACTAAAAATAGATGTTGATAACGGCGTGATCGTAAATTTAACCAGTGGCAAAGAGTATAAATTTAGCCCTATACCGCCTTTTATGCAAGAGCTTTTAAATGCTGGCGGACTTATAGAGTATGCAAAAGCAAAGATGGAATAA
- a CDS encoding LysE family translocator: MDFLLFFATLAPISLMPGINMTYAMSIGMSFGYKHSLIMMTGQLLSLAFVAFCCMLGVGAVLHHFEYAFKALNIIAGLYMLYLGAMLLFGKGELSVTNVSNLPSKKQMFINGLIVCVTNPKAWIFFSALLPTFLDKDDPFSLTRMCVITATLVSIEFCSLNIYALGGAMLKKFLQMHLRLLEICTAIIVCTIGVLLLFR; the protein is encoded by the coding sequence ATGGACTTCTTACTCTTTTTTGCTACGCTTGCTCCTATCTCGCTAATGCCGGGCATCAACATGACCTATGCGATGAGTATCGGTATGAGCTTTGGTTATAAACACTCGCTTATTATGATGACCGGACAGCTTCTTTCGCTTGCTTTCGTGGCATTTTGCTGTATGCTTGGCGTGGGTGCGGTGCTTCATCATTTTGAGTACGCATTTAAGGCGCTAAACATCATCGCAGGGCTTTATATGCTCTATCTTGGCGCGATGCTTCTTTTTGGCAAGGGCGAGCTTAGCGTAACAAACGTCTCAAATTTGCCAAGCAAAAAGCAGATGTTTATAAACGGACTCATCGTTTGCGTCACAAATCCAAAGGCGTGGATATTTTTCTCGGCTTTACTGCCTACATTTTTGGACAAAGACGATCCCTTTAGTCTAACTCGTATGTGCGTGATCACGGCAACGCTCGTTTCCATCGAGTTTTGCTCGCTAAATATCTACGCACTCGGTGGAGCTATGCTAAAGAAATTTTTACAAATGCACCTAAGGCTACTTGAAATTTGCACCGCCATTATCGTCTGCACGATCGGAGTACTTTTGCTTTTTAGATAA
- a CDS encoding SLAC1 anion channel family protein, with protein sequence MHDVKQNDSQSKIKSLPIMLFAGTMGLGGLCAAYKKLSEIFVLPGEIFSALRALDCTVFCLLSAFYLFKLLKFKEEAKAEFSHPIKINFFGGFIISLFLLALAYKDAPRLYYSLFYAALGLQTIFTLYVISFWIDEKFDIATLNPAWFIPVVGNLLIPIIAEKSQAIWYYFSLGLFFWIILFAVIFYRLVFCDKLADKFVPTLVITLAPPAMAFLGYVKLTERFDAFAAILLNINVFFVALILFSYKRFIKLKFALSWWAFTFPTAASSIAFLKAYEITQSDFYLVLGVGAFAALVALILIVGFLTVKSIINGEIFSEK encoded by the coding sequence ATGCACGACGTTAAGCAAAACGACTCGCAAAGCAAAATAAAATCGCTGCCGATTATGCTTTTTGCCGGTACTATGGGGCTTGGAGGGCTTTGCGCGGCTTATAAGAAATTAAGCGAGATATTTGTTTTACCCGGCGAGATATTCTCGGCGCTTAGAGCGCTAGACTGCACGGTATTTTGCCTACTTTCGGCGTTTTACCTCTTTAAGCTTTTAAAATTTAAAGAAGAAGCAAAGGCCGAATTTTCGCACCCTATAAAGATAAATTTTTTCGGCGGGTTTATTATTTCGCTTTTTCTTTTAGCTCTAGCCTACAAAGACGCGCCGCGACTATACTACTCGCTTTTTTACGCGGCTTTAGGCTTGCAAACGATTTTTACGCTTTACGTAATTTCTTTTTGGATCGACGAAAAATTCGATATCGCGACGCTAAATCCGGCATGGTTTATCCCCGTAGTGGGCAACTTGCTAATCCCGATCATAGCCGAAAAATCTCAAGCGATCTGGTACTATTTTAGTTTGGGGCTATTTTTCTGGATTATTTTATTCGCCGTTATATTTTATAGGTTAGTTTTTTGCGATAAGTTAGCCGACAAATTCGTCCCGACGCTAGTCATTACGCTAGCGCCGCCCGCTATGGCGTTTTTGGGATACGTAAAATTAACCGAGCGATTCGACGCTTTTGCGGCGATACTACTTAATATAAACGTATTTTTCGTAGCGCTTATACTTTTTTCGTATAAAAGATTTATTAAACTCAAATTCGCCCTATCGTGGTGGGCTTTTACCTTCCCGACGGCCGCTAGCTCCATAGCGTTTTTAAAAGCTTACGAAATTACGCAAAGCGATTTTTACTTAGTTTTAGGAGTCGGCGCTTTTGCGGCTCTAGTCGCTTTGATTTTGATAGTCGGATTTTTAACGGTTAAATCTATAATAAACGGCGAAATTTTTTCGGAAAAATAA
- a CDS encoding branched-chain amino acid transporter permease, whose protein sequence is MISVNSSEMVLFVAVLLSALATFITRATPFYVLKNYKPNPYLDAIEKHMGMMIMVVLVCYGLKDTKFSEFPYGLSEIVAVFTAILMHLKFKNTLLSIVISTGIYMFLIRIF, encoded by the coding sequence TTGATAAGTGTAAACTCAAGCGAGATGGTTCTTTTTGTGGCGGTGCTCTTAAGCGCCTTGGCTACTTTTATAACGAGAGCAACGCCGTTTTATGTACTGAAAAACTATAAGCCAAACCCTTACTTAGACGCCATTGAGAAGCATATGGGCATGATGATAATGGTCGTTTTGGTCTGCTACGGCTTAAAAGATACGAAATTTAGCGAGTTTCCTTATGGCTTAAGCGAAATAGTAGCAGTTTTTACAGCTATTTTGATGCATTTAAAATTTAAAAATACCCTTCTTAGCATAGTTATTTCAACCGGAATTTATATGTTTTTGATAAGAATTTTTTAA
- a CDS encoding NAD(P)/FAD-dependent oxidoreductase produces the protein MKGLQRRDALKLMGAAGLATSMSGCSATGDENDDINSKIVIMGAGLSGIALAAKLRRDMPNAKVILVDKDEKFYYQPGFTLIAVGIYEASDVVYEKADYIPQGTEWIRKNVSEIKPEANLLVLDDGSELGYDYLIVASGVEYDFEAVKGLSLEDINDMSGNISSVYTLQGAVKSNELMKKFSQNGGAAVFCDQKTPMKCSGANKKVTCMSEDRLRLAGNRDKGSVNLYVGGGKLFGDPTYAAAMTQIMIKRKIKFNLRHQIVAVDKSSNTATFEFWTAYRQNGEDKIASELIDVKYDWLHLPPKQKGSEILARAGLTKEGDKLNFLAVDKYSLQSTKFKNIFGIGDICGFAAGKTGASVRKMYPILAKNLADTIKGREPSEKFTGYTACPFITKYGKAIMVEFDWEGTAPTLECFGATRESYMSWLVKIYGFKPMVMNGMLKALA, from the coding sequence ATGAAAGGACTGCAAAGAAGAGACGCTTTAAAGCTAATGGGGGCTGCGGGACTAGCTACTAGTATGAGCGGTTGCTCGGCAACGGGCGACGAAAACGACGATATAAATTCTAAAATCGTCATAATGGGCGCGGGACTTAGCGGTATCGCATTGGCGGCTAAACTTAGAAGAGATATGCCTAACGCCAAGGTAATTCTCGTGGATAAAGACGAGAAATTTTACTATCAGCCGGGCTTTACGCTAATCGCCGTAGGAATTTACGAAGCTAGCGACGTCGTTTACGAAAAAGCGGATTATATCCCGCAAGGAACCGAGTGGATACGCAAAAACGTATCGGAAATAAAGCCCGAAGCCAATCTGCTCGTCTTAGACGACGGGAGCGAGCTGGGGTATGATTATCTAATCGTAGCAAGCGGCGTGGAATACGACTTTGAAGCCGTTAAGGGGCTAAGCTTAGAGGATATTAACGATATGAGCGGCAATATATCCTCCGTCTACACTCTACAAGGCGCCGTAAAGAGCAACGAGCTGATGAAAAAATTCTCTCAAAACGGCGGCGCGGCGGTATTTTGCGATCAAAAAACCCCGATGAAATGCAGCGGCGCTAATAAAAAAGTAACATGCATGAGTGAAGATAGGCTGAGGTTGGCCGGCAACCGCGATAAAGGCAGCGTTAATCTTTACGTCGGCGGCGGCAAGCTTTTCGGCGATCCGACTTATGCCGCGGCGATGACTCAAATAATGATAAAAAGAAAGATAAAATTTAATCTTCGCCACCAAATCGTAGCCGTCGATAAAAGCTCAAATACCGCTACTTTCGAGTTTTGGACGGCGTATAGACAAAACGGCGAAGATAAAATCGCGTCTGAGCTAATCGACGTAAAATACGACTGGCTTCACCTGCCGCCTAAGCAAAAAGGAAGCGAAATTTTAGCTCGCGCCGGCCTAACTAAAGAGGGCGACAAGTTAAATTTTCTAGCCGTCGATAAATACAGCCTGCAAAGTACAAAATTTAAAAATATATTCGGTATTGGCGATATTTGCGGATTTGCGGCCGGCAAAACGGGGGCTAGCGTTAGGAAAATGTATCCGATCTTAGCTAAAAATTTAGCCGATACGATAAAAGGACGAGAACCTAGCGAGAAATTTACCGGATATACGGCTTGCCCTTTTATCACCAAATACGGCAAGGCCATAATGGTAGAGTTCGACTGGGAGGGGACGGCTCCGACGTTGGAGTGCTTCGGCGCTACTAGAGAGAGCTATATGAGTTGGCTGGTTAAAATTTACGGATTTAAACCTATGGTTATGAACGGAATGCTAAAAGCTTTAGCTTAA
- a CDS encoding DsrE/DsrF/TusD sulfur relay family protein yields the protein MKKFLFILTNQPYNGTDNAYNALRLAKTLKEKGEEVRIFLMNDAVDLARNSTKKPENYDVDLVAMLKELYASGAMLKVCGSCQTRCGLHAGEPYFEAEVKGSMDILSEWVRQCDQVMTF from the coding sequence ATGAAAAAATTTCTATTTATACTTACAAATCAACCATACAACGGTACCGACAACGCCTACAACGCATTAAGGTTAGCTAAAACGCTAAAAGAAAAAGGCGAAGAGGTTAGAATTTTTCTAATGAACGACGCGGTCGACCTTGCGCGAAATAGCACCAAAAAGCCGGAAAACTACGACGTAGATCTAGTAGCGATGTTAAAAGAGCTTTACGCTAGCGGCGCTATGCTAAAGGTTTGCGGTAGCTGCCAAACGAGGTGCGGTTTGCATGCGGGAGAGCCTTATTTCGAGGCTGAGGTGAAAGGCAGCATGGATATCTTGTCCGAGTGGGTTAGGCAGTGCGATCAAGTGATGACGTTTTAG
- a CDS encoding Crp/Fnr family transcriptional regulator has product MLSEELKKILRERFTNNFDLASEDLNAIFANAYLKTVKKGDIFYSGNDCFGFIFILKGVLRAFVSSNAKEITIFRLTKDESCVLCDTCSINSLENKVSVEIEQDSEIIVIPARIYKPLKEKYPSILNFTLKIVADRFARTINVMEQALFSPLSARIMNFLSQSIENLNENFIKITHEELANHLGSAREAVSRVLKELERSGQITQSRGEIRLVS; this is encoded by the coding sequence ATGTTAAGCGAAGAGTTAAAAAAAATTTTGCGCGAGAGATTTACGAATAATTTCGATCTAGCAAGCGAGGATCTAAATGCGATCTTTGCTAACGCGTATCTAAAAACCGTAAAAAAGGGCGATATATTTTACTCCGGAAACGATTGCTTCGGATTTATCTTTATACTAAAAGGCGTTTTAAGGGCGTTCGTATCGTCTAACGCAAAGGAAATAACGATATTTAGGCTAACTAAAGACGAGAGTTGCGTGCTGTGCGATACGTGTTCTATAAATTCGCTAGAAAATAAGGTAAGCGTAGAAATCGAGCAAGACAGCGAGATTATCGTTATTCCGGCGCGAATTTACAAACCTCTTAAAGAAAAATATCCGAGCATTTTAAATTTTACTCTAAAAATCGTAGCCGATCGGTTTGCCAGAACGATAAACGTTATGGAACAGGCTTTGTTTTCGCCGCTTTCGGCGCGGATTATGAATTTCTTATCCCAAAGCATCGAAAATCTAAACGAAAATTTTATAAAAATAACTCACGAAGAGCTGGCGAATCATCTAGGAAGCGCTAGAGAAGCGGTGTCTAGGGTGCTAAAAGAGCTTGAGAGAAGCGGACAAATAACGCAAAGTCGCGGCGAAATAAGGCTAGTTTCTTAA
- a CDS encoding YgaP family membrane protein, which yields MVSAKSRIIRVVLGLIFTVAIWYFYESYWALIGLIPIIVGVTGFCPACKFLGRCSLNLKK from the coding sequence ATGGTAAGCGCGAAAAGTAGAATTATTAGGGTCGTACTGGGGCTAATTTTTACGGTAGCGATTTGGTATTTTTATGAGAGCTACTGGGCGTTAATCGGGTTAATCCCGATTATCGTCGGCGTTACGGGTTTTTGCCCGGCGTGTAAATTCCTGGGCAGGTGTTCTTTAAATTTAAAAAAATAA